Below is a window of Saccharomonospora viridis DSM 43017 DNA.
TGCAGTGCCAGAACGAGTGGAACCAGTCGCTCGACGAGATGAAGCAGGTCCTGGCGCAGATCGCGACTGCTCTGCCGCAGATCGCCGACGGCTACCAGGCCACCGACAAGAGCATCCAGGGGATGTTCTGAGTTCTCACGCCTAGAAGGAACCGGGCTCGCGTACGCGGCGGGCCCGGTTTTCATTTTGGGATTCTCGGTTCAGTGCGGTGCGCCGACTTCGTATTCGGGTTCGTTGTTGAGAATGCGGATCTTCACGGTCTTCGATTCGCCGGCGATGTCGACGGTGCAGTTGAACGTGTGCCCGGCGGCGATCTTCTGGTCAGCGGGGCAGCTGACGTTGCTGACGTCGTGCTCGCCGTAACTGTCCTGGAGCACCGTGGCGACGCCTTCGTGCAGCGACTCCTGGTCGAGCACTTCGTCTGTGAACATCCCGCTGAACCACGCCGCGGCGCCGCCTGCGGCCGCCAACACCACGACCACGACAGCGCTGATGATCCACGGTTTACGTGACTTGCCACGTTTAGCGGGCGAATCGTCGTCGAACGCGCCGAACCCGCCGTACTCCGACGAGAACGAGCCGCCGAAACCCGTACCCGTCGGTTGAGGTGGTGTCATGGGCTGGGGGTATTGCTGCTGAGGGAGTGGCCCACTGTTCTGTTCGTGCGGTTGCCACCACTGGTGCGGTTGGCTAGGCGGCTGTGTCATCGGTTTCCCCTGCGTGTTCGTCCGACCGGTGCGGGCTGTTCACTTGCGTTCGCTCGTGATCTCGGCCATTCCTTCATAGAAGGCGTCTACCTCCTCCTCGGTGGTGAGTTCGGTCACCTCGTCGGAAGAGGGCACGGCGGGGATCTCGTGCTCGGTCGGCGGTTCGTGCACCTGGTAGTGCTGTTTGATCTCGACTTCGTTGCCGTCCGCGGCCAGAAGGCCGTTCATCTCGATCTCTTTCAGATCACCTTCGGGGTCGAGCACGATTCGCGTGTCGATCACCTGGTCGAGCAGTGATTCGCTGATCTCTTCCAGCAGCCAGTCCGGCAGGACGATGATGCGTTCCTCCAGGAACGTGCGCAGCGAGACGTCGATGGTGAGTTCCGTGCTGCCGTCGGCAAGGCTTTTCGCCGTCTTGTCCATCTCGTCGTTCTTCATGGAACTGTTGACGGCGTTGAGGATCTTGCAGACGGTGGCGTAGCCGCCCCAGAAGCAGATGTCGAGTCCTTCTCCGGTGTACGGCAGTGACACCCACGGTGTGGGAGCCAGTTCGGCGTATTCAGGGCCGAGCAGGACGTATTCGACATCACTGCCCGCGGGGAGGAGGTAGTCCCGGTAGTCGGAGGAGTAGCGGTTCGAGTGGTTCTTGAAGAACCGAGTGGGGGGATTGCCGACCTGGATGGCCGTCACCGTGGTGTCGGACTTCAGCTCGCCCACGCGCATGAATGACCGGAGCGTGCTTTTGTGTGGTTCGTCGTTATCGAGGTCATCGGCGACTCGTTCGAGCGTGGAGGAGAACTTAGCGCCGACATACTTGGCGACGTCGTCACCGTTCGGAATCGGTTTACCCACCCGTCCGGTCGTGCATCCAGCAGCTAATACTACGCTGGCGACCAGAACGGCGACTCTCGGTAGCCACTTTCTCATTGTGTCCAGCCCCTTGGGTGTCATGTCGGCGTGGGCTGTGGGAGAGACTAGTATGTCGCGCAGTGTGGACCCCCCGGGTTCACCCTCTTCCCGGCGACCAGGTATCTTCACTTGTTGTTGTGCGCGCACGAGCGGCACGCGCCAAGCCCGCATGGACCCATAAGCAAGTTGACGATGAGGTAGACCCTTGCCCACGTACAGCCCTAAGCCCGGCGATGTCACTCGTGCCTGGCACGTGATTGACGCCGAGAATGTCGTGCTCGGCCGGCTCGCGACCGAGGTCGCCACGCTGCTGCGCGGCAAGCACAAGCCCATCTATGCCCCGCACGTGGACACCGGTGACTTCGTCATCATCGTCAATGCAGACAAGGTGGCGCTCACCGGCAACAAGCGTGAGCAGAAGCTCGCGTACCGTCACAGCGGCTATCCCGGTGGTCTGCGTAAGCGTTCTTACGGCGAGCTGCTTGAGACCCGCCCGGAGCGACTGGTCGAGAAGGTCGTGAAGGGCATGCTGCCGAAGAACAAGCTGGGCCGCGCGCAGGCGAAGAAGCTCAAGGTCTACGCCGGCCCGGATCACCCGCATGCCGCGCAGAAGCCCCAGCCACACGAGATCACCAAGATCGCTCAGGTGTCCCAGTGAGTGAGGAACAGTCTGTGACCAGCACCGAGACCGAGGCCGCTTACGACGCGGTCGTGACCAGCGAGACGCCCGCCGCCCCGGCGCCGTCTCGGGCTGCCGGGGGTACCGCGCAGACGGTGGGCCGTCGTAAGGAGGCGGTCGTCCGGGTGCGCATGGTTCCCGGCACCGGCGAGTTCAGGTTGAACGGCAAGAGCCTCGAGCAGTACTTCCCGAACAAGGTTCACCAGCAGCTGATCCGTGAGCCGCTGGTCACCGTCGAGAAGGCCGAGTCGTTCGACGTCCACGCCCGCCTGCACGGCGGTGGTATCTCGGGTCAAGCAGGTGCGCTGCGGCTTGCGATCGCACGTGCATTGGCCGAGATCGACAGCGATGACCGTCCTGCGCTGAAGAAGGCAGGCTTCCTCACGCGTGACGCTCGCGCGACCGAGCGTAAGAAGTACGGTCTGAAGAAGGCCCGTAAGGCCCCGCAGTACAGCAAGCGCTGACCTGGCTCATTCCAAGCGCCCGCCCGTTTTCGGGGTGGGCGCTTGGTTTGTCTGTGGCTCGTGTGTCGATGCGCACGTTTAGCGGGCTAAACGTTGTCCGATGCATCTGGGATCGCATCCGGCCTGCTCAACGTGGTGTGAGCACTTCAGTGGCCACGTTCAGCCCGCTAAACGTTGTCGAGTGGCCGGTGGGGGCCAGGGCGTGCATCGTGGAATCGCTAGGTTATTTGTCGTCGGTTGTGTGCTCGCGATGACGGAGGTCGACGAACATGGCTCGCCTTTTCGGCACGGACGGGGTTCGCGGCCTCGCCAATGACGAGCTGACCCCGGAGCTGGCGCTCGCGCTCGCCGCCAGCGCGGCCCGTGTCCTCGCCGCTCACGACCGTTCGCAGCGGCCGGTGGCCGTTGTGGGCAGGGATTCGAGGGCGAGTGGCGAGATGTTGGAGGCCGCCGTCGTCGCCGGACTGACGTCCGCGGGAGCGGATGTGCTGCGTGTCGGTGTTCTCCCCACCCCGGGGGTCGCCCACCTGGTCACCGAGCTGGGGGCCAATCTCGGCGTGATGATCTCCGCGTCGCACAACCCGATGCCCGACAACGGCATCAAGTTGTTCGGTGAGGGAGGCCATAAACTCCCGGACGGCATCGAGGACGAGATCGAACGTGGTCTGAACGCCCAAGGGGCCCGTCCGACCGGTCCGCAGATCGGCCGCGTGTCGGATGTCGACGACGCTGTCGATCGGTATGTCGCACACCTCCTCGAGGCGGTGCCGGTGTCGCTGGGCGGGCTGCGGATCGTGGTGGACTGCGCCAACGGCGCGTCCTCGTTGGCGGCGCCGGACGCGTATCGCAAGGCGGGCGCCGAGGTGATCGCGCTGCACGCCGAACCCGATGGTGTGAACATCAACGACGGTTGCGGTTCCACGTGCCCGGAGGACCTGCAGGCCGCGGTGGTGGAGCACGGCGCCGACCTCGGTATCGCCCATGACGGGGACGCCGACCGCTGTCTTGCGGTGGACGCGGACGGGAACCTCGTCGACGGTGACCAGATCATGGCCATCCTCGCCGTCGCCATGGCTGAGTCGGGTGAACTGGCCGACAACACGCTCGTCGCCACGGTGATGAGCAACCTGGGGTTGCACCTGGCGATGAAGAAGCGCGGTATCGCCGTGCGCACCACGGCCGTCGGTGACCGTTACGTGCTGGAGGAGTTGCGCGCGGGCGGTTTCTCGTTGGGTGGTGAGCAGTCGGGTCACGTGGTGCTGCCCGACTACGCCACGACGGGCGACGGGCTGCTCACCGCACTCCGACTCATGGGGCGGGTGGCTCAGACGGGGAGGCCGCTGCGTGAGTTGGCGGCGGTGATGCACAGGCTGCCGCAGGTGCTCGTCAATGTGCCGGTCACCGACAAGGCAGCCGTGGCCGCCGCTCCCGTGGTGAGGGACGCCGTCGCGGACGTGGAGGCCGAGCTGGGTGACGAGGGTCGGGTGCTGTTGCGCCCGTCCGGCACGGAGCAACTCATCCGTGTCATGGTGGAGGCCCCGGATGCCGACACGGCTCAGGCGGCGGCCGATCGACTCGCGGGTGTTGTTGCGTCGATAGGCTGAATTCAGTAGCGCATTTTCGCATTATTTGAAAATTTGCGTCGATCAGAAAATGATTGTTGCCTGATCGACGATTTTGTGCGTTAGTGATGTCACAGCAACGGCGTGGGACCTTGTACACGGTATCCGCGCGACAGCCAATGGGGGCGAAGGAGTGGCTGTGACAGATCAATCTGGTGTGTCCGCGCCGGAGGGTTACAGAGCCGAAACCGGCACGATGGCGCGAGAGTCTCAGAAGATCCACGATGAGGCGGAATCCGCGCAGGGGGAAGTGAAGGATCTCGAAGCCGCCGAAGTGTCCGAGACGGATTTCGGAAAGGCGCACACGGAATGGGGGGCCGATTTCACGACCGCGATCGCGGAGATCGCTAAAGGTGCGAGCGGGATGTGCGCGTCCCTGAAGTCCTTGGCCGCCGCGATCGGTAGCGCCGGCAAGCAGTACGAGGCAGCCGAGGCGGAGCAGTCCTCGACCGTGACCCAGTCGGGGAGTGGGCTGTGAGCGAGAGAACGTGGGAAGAGACCAAGGAGATCCTGGACGACCCGTACGTCTCGGCTGAAACGAAGCAGACGGTCCTCGGCGCCTACGCGCGCAGCGGGGATGGTAACGAGGCAGCCGAGGAGTACTACGAGAAGTACGGCGTCAACCCGCGCTGGGATCTTTTCGGTCCCCCACGCTTCATAGATGACGACAAGATCTATGAGGAGGCGAAGGCCGAAGCCGAACGCGAGGGTTACCGCGAGAGGCAGGTCTCCGACCGACTCGAGGAGAACAGCGCCGCACTCGCCGAGGCGCAGGCTCCTGGCTCCAGCGGCGGGGTGCAGAACTCGGACGAGCTGTTCGATCTCGGTGAGACCGCGCTGGAGGTGTTCAAGCAGTTCGTGCCCGTCGACGACGAGGCACCCGGGGACTGCAAGCACATCGACGGCCCCATCATCTTCGACTCCGACATCGTGGAGCGCTTCGACGAGCAGCGGGACATCGACTTTCAGAAGTTCTTGGAACAGGCCCAGAAACTGCGGGACGCGCACGCCACGTTGCAGGAGCTGCACGACACCACGGAGTCGAATCTCAATTCGCTCTACAAGGACTGGACCGGTCCCGCGGCGAACGCCTCGTACCAGAAGTACAGCGAGGACATCGCGCCGAACTCCGACGAACTGCTGGAGTATCTGAAGGGCGGTGCCGAGGTCATCGAGGCCGCGGTGCAGACGGTGTACGAGGTGTGCAAGAGCAAGATCGAGCAGATCGACGACCTGTACACGCCCACGGTGGGCGCCGCTGTGCCCGACATGGCGAGGAAGGTCATGAAGATCGCGCGCGGCGAGGTGGAGGACCAGTCCCAGATCCTGGAGATAGCGGCCTGGGTCGATGCCGAGACTGGCAGCAACATCGAGTCGACGATCCGCGCCGACGACTGTGGTCTGAACGACGGAAACAAAGAGATGACGGTGGACCAGTGCAGGGAGTGGGTGCAGACCTCCTGGAACCCCGACCTCTACGACCACCTCTGCAAGAGCTTCACCGCGGTCTGTGACGACACGAAGGAGCAGGTCGACAGCGCGTGGGAGGAGCTCAACGATTACTTCAAGGATTACACCAGCGAGTTTCCCGAAGGCGGTGACCTCGGTCTGGCGGATCCGAGCCAGGACGGACTCCAGGACCCCGGCTCGCAGAATCCCGGCAGCGATGGTGGTACTTCGCCGAGCGGCGGGGGCTCCACACCGAGCGCTCCCTCTATTCCGGAACCGGAGATCCTCGGACAGGACCAGGGGAAGAACCCGGTCACCGGTGATGAACTGGAGGTCGACCCGGAAACGGGCGAGCCGTACCCGATCGACCCCGAAACCGGCGAGGCCGTCACGGACGTCGGTGATGATCGAGACACCCTGACCGTGGAGAAGGGTGACCGCACGTTCGAAATGACCGAACCGGACGAAGACGGAGAGATGGAGATCTCGGTCGACGACGGTTCGGGCGAGCCGAAGGAGTACAAGCTCGACTTCGGTGACGGCGAGAACGATGAGGGCGGGCAGTCCGAGTCCGGTGACTTCGGCCCTACGGGAGCCGGAGGCGGGGCTGAAGAGGAGGTTCATCGGCCCGGCGAAGACGGCAAGATCCACATCGAGGACGGGGACCTCAAGATCACCGCGGAGCGTCCGGAGGGCCCGGACGGGCCGACGAGAGTCACCGTGGACGACGGCACACCCCCTCCCACCACCTACACCTCGGAGAGGCGAAGGACGAGGAATCCGGTGCCACGGGTGGGGCCGGTATGGGGGCAGGCACGGGAGGTGGCGCGGACCGGGGAAGTCCCCGAACCATGCCCGCTCCGGGCGAGAACCCGTTCGAAGACGACGAGGAAGCCGACGCCGACAAGGGCGTCCCGGCAGTCGGATCCGGCGGAGGCGTGGGTGGCACCGCGGCTTCGGGCGGTGGGTCGATCTCCGACGGCGGTGCCATGGCCGGAGGCTCCGGCGGGTCCGCCGGTGAAGGCGGCGGTGGAGGAACAACCCGCCGCGCAGCCTGCTCAGACACGCAAGTTCTCCCGCGCGGTGGCGCCGCCCGAGCCCGCCCCCGAGGCGCCGAAACCACCACCGCCACCGCGGCCGGTGCGACGTCGTCGCGAAGAGGTCTTCGACGACGAGGACTTCTCGAACAACAGCTGGATGCAATGAACACCGCGTCGCATCCCGTTGTGGCCAAACGCGCCGACGACATCCGGTGTCTTGTGTGCCGAGTGCTGGAGGTGGACGCAGACCGTGTCGAGGACACCGACCTGTTCGTCGAAACCCTCGGCGCGGACTCGATGAAGCTCATCGAACTACTCGCCCATCTCGAGATCGAGTTCGACGTCGAAGTCGATGAGGACGAGATCGAACGGTTGGTGAACATCGAAGGCGTTTTCGCGGTGCTGAGTGCCGCACTGGGTGGCTGAGCCATGCGCAGGGTGGCAGTCACCGGGATCGGTGTCGTATCGAGCATCGGCACCGGCGCCGCCGCGTTCGAGGAGGCGCTGCGGGCCGGGCGCAGCGGAGCCGGGCCCATCACGGCGTTCGACACCGAGGGCTTCGCCCACACCACCGGATGCGAGGTGACGGACTTCGACCCGGCCCGATGGGTGCGAACACTGCCGCCGAGGGAAGTGGGCCGGGCGACACAGTTCGCCATCACTCCGCCCGCCTCGCCCTGGCCGACGCGGGTGTGGACGAACGAGACCTCGCCGACAGCCACGGTGTGGTGTCGATCGGCACCACCGACGGCGGCTCGGACGACGGCGAGGCGGTGGCGGCGACCGCGGTGCGGTTCGGGTTCGGTGAGGTCGACCCCGCCGCGGTGCGCCGCATTCCCGCGAACCGAATCGCCGTGGGAGTGGCGCGGGAACTCGGCCTTAGCGATGTGGACGTCACCACCCTCGCGACAGCGTGCGCGGCGGGAAACTACGCCATCGGCAACGGTTTCGACGCCGTGCGTTCTGGGGAAGCGGACTTCGCGCTCTGCGGCGGCGCCGACGCGATGTGTCGGATGACGTTCACCGGGTTCTACCGACTGAAGGCCATCGACCCGCAACGGTGCCGCCCGTTCGACACGCGGCGCA
It encodes the following:
- a CDS encoding DUF4333 domain-containing protein — its product is MTQPPSQPHQWWQPHEQNSGPLPQQQYPQPMTPPQPTGTGFGGSFSSEYGGFGAFDDDSPAKRGKSRKPWIISAVVVVVLAAAGGAAAWFSGMFTDEVLDQESLHEGVATVLQDSYGEHDVSNVSCPADQKIAAGHTFNCTVDIAGESKTVKIRILNNEPEYEVGAPH
- the glmM gene encoding phosphoglucosamine mutase — encoded protein: MARLFGTDGVRGLANDELTPELALALAASAARVLAAHDRSQRPVAVVGRDSRASGEMLEAAVVAGLTSAGADVLRVGVLPTPGVAHLVTELGANLGVMISASHNPMPDNGIKLFGEGGHKLPDGIEDEIERGLNAQGARPTGPQIGRVSDVDDAVDRYVAHLLEAVPVSLGGLRIVVDCANGASSLAAPDAYRKAGAEVIALHAEPDGVNINDGCGSTCPEDLQAAVVEHGADLGIAHDGDADRCLAVDADGNLVDGDQIMAILAVAMAESGELADNTLVATVMSNLGLHLAMKKRGIAVRTTAVGDRYVLEELRAGGFSLGGEQSGHVVLPDYATTGDGLLTALRLMGRVAQTGRPLRELAAVMHRLPQVLVNVPVTDKAAVAAAPVVRDAVADVEAELGDEGRVLLRPSGTEQLIRVMVEAPDADTAQAAADRLAGVVASIG
- a CDS encoding acyl carrier protein yields the protein MNTASHPVVAKRADDIRCLVCRVLEVDADRVEDTDLFVETLGADSMKLIELLAHLEIEFDVEVDEDEIERLVNIEGVFAVLSAALGG
- the rpsI gene encoding 30S ribosomal protein S9, coding for MTSTETEAAYDAVVTSETPAAPAPSRAAGGTAQTVGRRKEAVVRVRMVPGTGEFRLNGKSLEQYFPNKVHQQLIREPLVTVEKAESFDVHARLHGGGISGQAGALRLAIARALAEIDSDDRPALKKAGFLTRDARATERKKYGLKKARKAPQYSKR
- the rplM gene encoding 50S ribosomal protein L13; this encodes MPTYSPKPGDVTRAWHVIDAENVVLGRLATEVATLLRGKHKPIYAPHVDTGDFVIIVNADKVALTGNKREQKLAYRHSGYPGGLRKRSYGELLETRPERLVEKVVKGMLPKNKLGRAQAKKLKVYAGPDHPHAAQKPQPHEITKIAQVSQ
- a CDS encoding WXG100 family type VII secretion target translates to MSERTWEETKEILDDPYVSAETKQTVLGAYARSGDGNEAAEEYYEKYGVNPRWDLFGPPRFIDDDKIYEEAKAEAEREGYRERQVSDRLEENSAALAEAQAPGSSGGVQNSDELFDLGETALEVFKQFVPVDDEAPGDCKHIDGPIIFDSDIVERFDEQRDIDFQKFLEQAQKLRDAHATLQELHDTTESNLNSLYKDWTGPAANASYQKYSEDIAPNSDELLEYLKGGAEVIEAAVQTVYEVCKSKIEQIDDLYTPTVGAAVPDMARKVMKIARGEVEDQSQILEIAAWVDAETGSNIESTIRADDCGLNDGNKEMTVDQCREWVQTSWNPDLYDHLCKSFTAVCDDTKEQVDSAWEELNDYFKDYTSEFPEGGDLGLADPSQDGLQDPGSQNPGSDGGTSPSGGGSTPSAPSIPEPEILGQDQGKNPVTGDELEVDPETGEPYPIDPETGEAVTDVGDDRDTLTVEKGDRTFEMTEPDEDGEMEISVDDGSGEPKEYKLDFGDGENDEGGQSESGDFGPTGAGGGAEEEVHRPGEDGKIHIEDGDLKITAERPEGPDGPTRVTVDDGTPPPTTYTSERRRTRNPVPRVGPVWGQAREVARTGEVPEPCPLRARTRSKTTRKPTPTRASRQSDPAEAWVAPRLRAVGRSPTAVPWPEAPAGPPVKAAVEEQPAAQPAQTRKFSRAVAPPEPAPEAPKPPPPPRPVRRRREEVFDDEDFSNNSWMQ